A region of Actinobacillus porcitonsillarum DNA encodes the following proteins:
- a CDS encoding ShlB/FhaC/HecB family hemolysin secretion/activation protein, producing the protein MCIHLNLMIFTKIIRGFISATQQQRQQHIQQAQDKILQPQSDVRLDTTNQERLTLSNHEMPCYPIHRISLVDYSTTPSSSESQFQWAFDKAAHDLNLTLPHCFGGEGLGILMKQIQNSIIEKGYVTTRVVTQEQDLRSGALTLTMIAGKVGNTLVSDSGNVPRFTRLHALTGLTFEKGDVLNVREIEQSLENLKRVPTAEANIEILPSETDVGVSDIKISYQQAFPFRVNLGLDDSGSTSTGKYQASGTLSWDNLFSANDLFYTSFTHSLKSSDDEDGKRATKNLTFYYSIPFGYWTLSASQTYNRYHQEVFGAFDNNYLYAGESNTTKATLSYLLYRDSKRKTSISGSFWSRQSQNYIDGAEIEVQKRRMAGWEAGISHKEYIGDATLELSANYKRGTGARGSLEAPEELWGEGTSRPKIITASIELTKPFMLGEQPWQYQSSWNAQWNKTPLIAQDRFSIGGRYTVRGFDGELTLSGERGWLWRNELAWNVNQKGHQLYLALDGGRVMGWSTASQLGHHLMGAALGLKGGFSGFYYDVFVGRPVRKPEGFRTSDAVAGFNIGYSF; encoded by the coding sequence ATGTGTATCCACCTTAACTTAATGATTTTTACCAAAATCATTAGGGGATTCATCAGTGCTACGCAGCAACAACGACAGCAACACATTCAACAAGCACAAGATAAAATATTGCAACCTCAATCTGATGTACGTTTAGATACCACCAATCAGGAAAGGTTGACATTATCAAACCACGAAATGCCCTGCTATCCCATCCATCGTATTAGTCTCGTCGATTACTCCACTACGCCCTCTTCCTCTGAAAGCCAATTCCAGTGGGCATTTGATAAAGCCGCTCACGATTTAAACTTGACCTTACCACACTGTTTTGGTGGTGAAGGTCTAGGTATTTTAATGAAGCAAATTCAAAATAGTATCATTGAAAAAGGTTATGTTACGACACGGGTGGTAACCCAAGAGCAAGATTTGCGCTCAGGGGCGTTAACACTCACGATGATTGCGGGTAAGGTGGGGAATACGTTAGTTTCCGACAGTGGCAATGTCCCACGCTTCACACGTTTGCATGCATTAACGGGGCTTACTTTTGAAAAAGGCGATGTTTTAAATGTCAGGGAGATTGAGCAGTCCCTTGAAAATCTCAAACGTGTTCCGACCGCCGAAGCCAATATTGAGATATTACCGAGTGAAACGGATGTCGGTGTCAGCGATATTAAAATCAGCTACCAACAAGCATTTCCTTTCCGTGTTAATCTCGGTTTAGATGATTCAGGCTCTACTTCAACAGGTAAATACCAAGCTTCAGGTACACTCTCTTGGGATAACCTGTTTTCAGCCAATGACCTGTTTTATACCAGTTTCACCCACAGTTTAAAAAGTAGCGATGATGAAGACGGAAAGCGTGCGACTAAAAATCTCACGTTTTACTATTCTATCCCATTTGGTTATTGGACACTTTCTGCCTCACAAACCTATAACCGCTACCATCAAGAAGTCTTCGGTGCCTTTGACAATAACTACCTGTATGCTGGTGAAAGTAATACCACCAAAGCGACACTTTCTTATTTACTCTACCGTGACAGCAAACGCAAAACCTCGATTTCAGGCTCGTTTTGGTCTCGTCAATCGCAAAATTATATTGACGGTGCGGAAATTGAGGTACAAAAACGCCGTATGGCGGGATGGGAAGCAGGCATTTCTCATAAGGAATATATCGGTGATGCAACCCTTGAGCTATCGGCAAATTATAAGCGAGGTACAGGTGCAAGGGGGTCGCTTGAAGCACCTGAAGAGCTTTGGGGAGAAGGTACGTCACGTCCTAAAATAATTACCGCCTCCATTGAGCTAACCAAGCCATTTATGTTAGGCGAACAACCGTGGCAATATCAAAGTAGTTGGAATGCACAATGGAATAAAACACCGCTGATTGCCCAAGACCGTTTTAGTATCGGCGGGCGTTATACGGTGCGTGGCTTTGATGGCGAGCTGACTTTATCCGGTGAGCGAGGTTGGTTATGGCGTAACGAGTTAGCTTGGAATGTGAATCAGAAAGGACATCAGCTTTATCTCGCCTTAGATGGTGGACGAGTGATGGGTTGGTCAACCGCATCACAACTAGGGCATCATTTAATGGGTGCTGCACTAGGCTTAAAAGGTGGCTTCAGTGGATTTTATTATGATGTCTTTGTCGGCAGACCTGTCCGTAAGCCTGAAGGCTTTAGAACCTCGGATGCGGTAGCAGGTTTTAATATTGGATACAGTTTTTAA
- a CDS encoding IS4-like element ISVsa5 family transposase yields MCELDILHDSLYQFCPELHLKRLNSLTLACHALLDCKTLTLTELGRNLPTKARTKHNIKRIDRLLGNRHLHKERLAVYRWHASFICSGNTMPIVLVDWSDIREQKRLMVLRASVALHGRSVTLYEKAFPLSEQCSKKAHDQFLADLASILPSNTTPLIVSDAGFKVPWYKSVEKLGWYWLSRVRGKVQYADLGAENWKPISNLHDMSSSHSKTLGYKRLTKSNPISCQILLYKSRSKGRKNQRSTRTHCHHPSPKIYSASAKEPWVLATNLPVEIRTPKQLVNIYSKRMQIEETFRDLKSPAYGLGLRHSRTSSSERFDIMLLIALMLQLTCWLAGVHAQKQGWDKHFQANTVRNRNVLSTVRLGMEVLRHSGYTITREDLLVAATLLAQNLFTHGYALGKL; encoded by the coding sequence ATGTGCGAACTCGATATTTTACACGACTCTCTTTACCAATTCTGCCCCGAATTACACTTAAAACGACTCAACAGCTTAACGTTGGCTTGCCACGCATTACTTGACTGTAAAACTCTCACTCTTACCGAACTTGGCCGTAACCTGCCAACCAAAGCGAGAACAAAACATAACATCAAACGAATCGACCGATTGTTAGGTAATCGTCACCTCCACAAAGAGCGACTCGCTGTATACCGTTGGCATGCTAGCTTTATCTGTTCGGGCAATACGATGCCCATTGTACTTGTTGACTGGTCTGATATTCGTGAGCAAAAACGGCTTATGGTATTGCGAGCTTCAGTCGCACTACACGGTCGTTCTGTTACTCTTTATGAGAAAGCGTTCCCGCTTTCAGAGCAATGTTCAAAGAAAGCTCATGACCAATTTCTAGCCGACCTTGCGAGCATTCTACCGAGTAACACCACACCGCTCATTGTCAGTGATGCTGGCTTTAAAGTGCCATGGTATAAATCCGTTGAGAAGCTGGGTTGGTACTGGTTAAGTCGAGTAAGAGGAAAAGTACAATATGCAGACCTAGGAGCGGAAAACTGGAAACCTATCAGCAACTTACATGATATGTCATCTAGTCACTCAAAGACTTTAGGCTATAAGAGGCTGACTAAAAGCAATCCAATCTCATGCCAAATTCTATTGTATAAATCTCGCTCTAAAGGCCGAAAAAATCAGCGCTCGACACGGACTCATTGTCACCACCCGTCACCTAAAATCTACTCAGCGTCGGCAAAGGAGCCATGGGTTCTAGCAACTAACTTACCTGTTGAAATTCGAACACCCAAACAACTTGTTAATATCTATTCGAAGCGAATGCAGATTGAAGAAACCTTCCGAGACTTGAAAAGTCCTGCCTACGGACTAGGCCTACGCCATAGCCGAACGAGCAGCTCAGAGCGTTTTGATATCATGCTGCTAATCGCCCTGATGCTTCAACTAACATGTTGGCTTGCGGGCGTTCATGCTCAGAAACAAGGTTGGGACAAGCACTTCCAGGCTAACACAGTCAGAAATCGAAACGTACTCTCAACAGTTCGCTTAGGCATGGAAGTTTTGCGGCATTCTGGCTACACAATAACAAGGGAAGACTTACTCGTGGCTGCAACCCTACTAGCTCAAAATTTATTCACACATGGTTACGCTTTGGGGAAATTATGA
- a CDS encoding helix-turn-helix domain-containing protein, whose protein sequence is MYIEQHSRYQNKANNIQLRYDDKQFHTTVIKDVLLWIEHNLDQSLLLDDVANKAGYTKWYFQRLFKKVTGVTLASYIRARRLTKAAVELRLTKKTILEIALKYQFDSQQSFTRRFKYIFKVTPSYYRRNKLWELEAMH, encoded by the coding sequence ATGTATATTGAACAGCATTCTCGCTATCAAAATAAAGCTAATAACATCCAATTAAGATATGATGATAAGCAGTTTCATACAACGGTTATCAAAGATGTTCTATTATGGATTGAACATAATTTAGATCAGTCTTTACTGCTTGATGATGTGGCGAATAAAGCGGGTTATACCAAGTGGTATTTTCAGCGGCTGTTCAAAAAAGTAACAGGGGTCACACTGGCTAGCTATATTCGTGCTCGTCGTTTGACGAAAGCGGCTGTTGAGTTGAGGTTGACGAAAAAAACTATCCTTGAGATCGCATTAAAATATCAATTTGATTCCCAACAATCTTTTACACGTCGATTTAAGTACATTTTTAAGGTTACACCAAGTTATTATCGGCGTAATAAATTATGGGAATTGGAGGCAATGCACTGA